The Rattus rattus isolate New Zealand chromosome 8, Rrattus_CSIRO_v1, whole genome shotgun sequence genome contains the following window.
CTTTTCAAAAGTTCAAGATAACTTCAGTTAGCGGAggatctccttcctcctcagcttacAACAAAACCCCTCAGGTGATTTATCTATACCCTTTTAACCCATTTTTGCTCCAGCGTTCTCCTCAAATCACCTTCAGTCAGGTTCTTGCCTCCTCACGCCACACACACTGATCTCTATCAAGGTCACGAGGTCACCATCACACTTTTCCTTCCAGTGGCCACGTCTTCATCTGCCCTGACCTCCTCTCATTTctgactgtgataaaacaccctttCCATTAAAGGGTGAAAAGGGCAATTAAAAGGAGGaaggggttatttggctttcgGTTCTAGTTACAGTTCATCACTAGGGGCCAGCCAGGCAGGAACTTTAGGTAGCTACTGGCATCAAATCCACAAGGAAGAACACAGAGCAGGAATGCttgctggctgactggctgactgtCTTAGCTCTCAatgtttcatctttctttctttctttccttttttttctttcttcctttctttcctttttcattccaCTATGTTGcccagctggcctgaaacttgctatgtagtccaggctggcctcaaactcaacagaggttcccctgcccctgcctcctgagttctaggagtACAGAAATCTCTCCACTCTTGTATGGCTCAGGACCTCCTGCTCAAGGAGTGGTGCCACTGACACTAGATTAGATTGGGTCCAATTAACTGAATTGACtcccacagacatacccacagcCCGATCCAAGGCCCACAGTCCTTTGCTGACACTCCCACACAGCCCAGAAGACACTCCCCAGAGACCAAATCGATGGGGCTGCCCAATTGCTAAACTGATCACTCCCTTTTCTTTAGTAGGTATCCAACTGGCCTTCCAGTCCATTCCATGCAAACTAGCTTCCTTGATGTTCTGAAATTTGGCCTGGGCGATCCTGCTTCGAGGCTTTGAAAGTCTCTCCTCTTGGCCTAGAATGTTCTTCTTTCATTAACCTCCATGGATTGTCCCTAGCCTGCTTCAGACCTCTACTAGAAAATGGTGTTTTCACTGAGGGCCTCCTCAACCACCTTATAAAATGTGAAAGGTCCTCGTACAGCTGCACCCTGCTCTCCCAAGGTCTCTACCACCCCCTTCAATTTCTCTCTAGCACTTGGCACTTTTAATAATTAATGGATAATGTAAGTGTGGGAACTTTCACATTTTGATGACTGTTGTATTCCCAGTGTCCATAACAATGCGTGGGACCAGCCAGGTGACTGATCAGGTCTTGCCACAAAGCCTCGAACAGGAGTTCAATCCTGGAatgaacacagtggaaggagagcaccTACTCCCCAAACAGTCCCCTGACCACCACGCCCAAGCCATCCCCTGTGTGTGTCCTGCCATGCCTCCCTCCatgcacaaatgaataaatgtgtgGCAAGCACCAAGGACTCGGTTCACATGAGTGGAATGAATTGTTTTATTGGTTGTCAGCACATCAAGGTTTATGAAGAATCATAACATGTTCTACCTTTCCAATAAATTCCAACTGAGTGAGAAACATACGGATAGACCTTTGGTTTGGTCAGTGAAGGTGTTTTAAGGCAGGCAAGATGTTAGTCTCTCCATTTTTAAACACCTTATCTGACCTCTCCAACTAAAATTAGAAGCCCCAAAGTTAGCaactgcttttttttctctctctcaataaacTTTCCCTaaaccaagaacaaaaagaatgagcagaaaaatgttattatcttgcccaatcacaggctctggcCTGTTAGTTaaacaattaattttaattgtttaaactTACTTAACCAATTAACTTTAAATGGACAAGCaaagtttgcacaacaaaagctgatGTACATGGGAATTTGCGTATCTCGGGGCAACCacatcttggggtacagaatttagcatttgaatacctAGGAGCACTAGACCCATGGGCAAGATGTTATTCTCTCCATTTTTAAACAGCATATCTGACCTCTCCAACTAAATTAGATGCCCCAAAGTTAACAACTGCTTTGTCTTCTCTTAATAAATGTTCACTAAACTGAGAACAAATAGAATAAGCAGCAAAAACTTATTTAGAACACAGCTCAGGGATGGCCGTACATCAAAATGAGGAGGAAACTTGAGCCTTGGAAGGTGCCACAAGTATAAAGCTCCAATTGATTCCGGGGCTTTCCCTTTCCAGAGAAGGGTTAATGGAACAGAGAAGACTCAAAAAGGAAAGAGCAACAGATGGGCTGGCTTACCCATGTGACCTTGAAAGAACACCAAACAAACCAGGTGAAGTTCGATCCTTCTGATTTGATGACCTCATCCTATTGAACAAACTATTTTCGTCCACCCGACATACTTTCTAGAGAAAATTTTAATGCTTGGGAAAATTACCAAAACATTGCAGGCCCTCAGCCCAGTAGCTTGAATGTATTTCTGGGAAAAGCTGCTGCTCCGTTTATTACCAAAGCTTTGGGGGAGGCTTGACTCTGAAGAATCTGGCTTCTCTCCTCAGGATATGTGTCTTCAGGAAGGTGTTTCTACACACATCCCACAGGCCAGCAACCCCTCTACTTTCCTCCTGAGGGAAGGGCCAGGAATAATCACAGCTGCCAGCAGCAGATTTCATGACAGTCACCTCTGAGGTAAGGCTGCAAACAAAGGCTTAACATCGCGGTGTTGGGTGAGTTTGTGGTGACAATGCCcatacccacagaggccaatctttaaaaaaagagaagaagaagaagttgctCACTTTGAAATAGAAATTccactaggcatggtggtgcacccctttaatcccagctctggggaggagacagcctggtctacagagttccaggacagtcagctaTATGGGGAAACCTTCCTTGAAaccaaaaagggggaaaaaaaaagacattcccATCACCCACTAACTGTAAAAGGGACAAGGGCTACGGTTGAAATGAAGAAGCCTGTTGACAGTCTAACATATCGATGGGAGCCTCATTCAAATTACGCAAGTTGATTTGTACATAAACCCCTcttcagggacacacacagaaagtcaGCTAAACCAAGTCAAAGGTTCTGCCTATAGTTTCTAGTGCCCCCTGCTGGTTACAGAATAGAATGCATGCTGGCCAAAGATGAGCTCTGGGTCTTCAGAGAGGAAGTGATTTCACTGGGGAATGTGTGCCTGTAGATTTACATATTTTAGcatttgtacatatgtatttacacacatcCCTGTGTCCCCACAGGGAAACGCACAATCTACAAAGTGGCAAATAGTGAGCCtgatatttacataatgaaatcaAGAAACTTTGATTTAAGAGGTTTAAACACAGAATCTCAGGCATCTTGGGTTAGCACAACGGTTTCCTTTTACTCCCCAGCCTAAGCATTAACAGTGCagcctctacccccacccccaccaaactGAACTCCAGTGAATTTGGCTGCTCGGTACAGGATGCTAAGCTTTGGCCATGAAGCTACCTCTCTCCTAAACACATAATAGCAAACTAGTTAAATCACTCTGTTCTTCCCCTTATGGAAAATTCAGTCTACCAATGAAAGCAAAACTAGGAAGGCTCTCGGTAACAAGACAATTAGCTCTGTGATTCCGTTAGCCATCAGCTTGCTACGGAGACTTTCTTACCAGCCACTACACTAACTGTCCTCAACGTACGAGTAATGTCTCACACATTTTACCTGTTTACATTACTTCTGAATTCATGGACAACACTGTAAGGGTAGGACTTTGGTTTAGaagctatttattttaaattaacaataCAAAAGAGGAGGGCTCTTTGCACTAAAGTTCCCCTCCCAAGACCAAGCCAGGGGAATTCGAAACAAAGTCTCTGTAGAGAACCTGACAGGAAGCCTTCAGCCAGAATCCAGAGTCCCTGGCCACATGTCCCCTCCGTCACTTTCCCAAATAACAGTATTTCTTTTCCTAGCTCTGTGAGGAAGCTAAAGAAAGCCTGTTGGGGAAAGAACTGGAGAACGGCCACATTCACCAGCAACAGCTCACAAGGGGCAGAGGTCTACTTACCCACTGTCCAATTGCAGCCCCTCATCCTGAGGGACACATGGAGTCTTGAGCCCCAGCTGCCTACCCCACATTGCCCCAGTAGGTCCTGGCATTTTCCTTCCACACAGGTAACAATCATCTTGCAGTGAGTCTCATAACTCGGTCCCATAGATGGCTTTGTGACGTAAATATTCTTCTAGACACTGAAGAACATTGTCATCCACCTTTGGATCAAACTTGTTGGCCAAGAGGTGATGGTTCTGAAGTATCCAGTGCAGGTCCCCTGACCCGTAAACACAGATAGCCCGCTGGTGGATTCCTGAGCAAGACGTATAAGGCGCCCCATTCTCAATGTCTCCCTCGTGGTCCTGCCACTTGGTTAGTCTTGCAATGGATCTCATGTCTGATAGGTCAAATTTGGGGTGCAAGGGATCTGATCCAGGCATCCATGAGGCACGCTGGAGGGTGGCCCAAAGGTGCTCATCAGGACTGTAAGTGTCTTTTACCCATTCGATCAGTTGCCGGGCTTTTGAGTTACTTAATACATGTTCAATAAAGTCCCGAGAAGCCACCATGTAGGCATTGCCAGTGAACATGGTTATGTTGTTAGGGGGCGGGGCCTTCTCCTTGCTGGTTCTGTACAGTGTGTCTGCCACCTCATAGTGATATTTCCAACGGAACGTTTTATGTGGAGGTGGCACCTCTGACTCCATGCTGTTCTGCCCGTTCAATAGCTTGAGGGCCTTGACCATCTCGGCGTTGGTTTTGATGGGGAAGTCTGTCCCACAGGTGTTCAGGAGGTACTTCCACGGCACGGGGCTCTGGAGCAAGTCTTCCATGCAGTTCAGATCAGCCTGCACTCTGGACCAGGAAGCATAGACCACAGACACCAGCTTCTTAGCTATGAAGACATTGGGGAAGCATGACACAATGGCCCTGACTGCCTGCTGAAAAGTTTCTGAAGACTTCTGGTCCACATGGACACAGTATATGTTCTGAGGGGTGTACACAGCTCGCAGCAGCCTTTCAAAGTTCTCAATCTTCTCATGAATCACCATGGAGTATGCAATGGGGAAGTTGGCCTCTTCTTTGCTCAGCGGGACCTGAATAAACTTCCTCTGGGTCTTGAAGTGCTCACAGTCTGCCGTCATGCTAAGGTAGTCGGCCTCCGTGAAGGACTGCCGCTTCCTCTTAAGTTCCAGGTTATTCAGCAGAGCCTGGGTCACCGCTTTCTGCTCCCCTCGGATGACCCCTGAACAGTTGATGGAACTCTTTGCTGGCAGCTCCAGGGTCTTGTACAGGAGGTCCCTGCAGTACTGGCTTTGAAATTCCTTTGAGTCCAGATCCATGACATCGAAATCACACTTCAATCTGAGGGACAGTTTCAGGGCAATGATAGCCAGCAGCATGTAGCAGCCCAGGGTCCACCCATGATAGTGCCAACAGAACCTCCTCCATGAAACCATCTTCACAGGTGGGAAACATCAAGCCTCGCCCAGCAGAGGAGGGGGTGGGCTCTCTAAACAGAACAAAGAGTCTCTGGTTATAAACCAACTAAACATGGTCCCAGGAATGTCAAAGTTCAACTCCAAACTTCTGACGGCAAAAGAGATCTCTTCTCCTGAGAAATAGCTTGGTGAAAACCAGGCAAGGAGCCCATCCACCAGGCTTACTGGGGGAGACTTAAAATTGCCCTACAAAGCAGGCAGCCCAGACTGCCACGGGGACCAGTTCCACCTTTATCTCTGGAGAGAGGGAAGCACGGAGCTGGGCTCTTCGAGTTAAAGGTGCAATTAGCTGGTGGAAGTACCCACCCCTCATCCCCCTTCCCAGCCCTTGCTGCCCTAGAATGAACTGTTATCCAGGTCTGGAAACAAATGACCTAAAATCGACTCTGCCGTCAGTTCCAGACTCAAGCCCCTTTAAGAGGAAGCAACATTTCTTGCTTCTGTTTGTAAATCTCTACCTTAAGATTCTTCACATCCCATATCATTCAAAACTCAGATCCTGTCTCTGGCtaacctttcattttaaaatatccttaaaGAAACACTAAATAGCTggacatggtagctcacacctcctagcactcaggaggcacaggcaggcagacttctgagtttgaagccaacctatcttcatagtgagtttcaggctagcctgggctacatagagagaccctatctcaaacctatcttcatagtgagtttcaggctagcctgggctacatagagagaccctgtctcaaacctatcttcatagtgagtttcaggctagcctgggctacatagagagaccctgtctcaaacctatcttcatagtgagtttcaggctagcctgggctacatagagagaccctgtctcaaagaaaccagaaattaaaaatgatgatgatgatgatgatgatgatgatgatgatgatgataataataataataataataataataataataataataatagaaaataaaatataaagcaattcGGTATTGTCTGAAAATTAACAGCAGTCAAATGCTAATTCAAACTCTATCTCTACACAGAGGGGAGCCTGGTTGTACACACAGGTTATTTATTAGCCTGTGGCTAGGGTCATTTTTGTACACCGTAAAACTCACAACCGACTAGTCATCACTAGGCTCTTTTTATGACAGATAAATAGAAGCTGAGCTCTGCTCAAATATCACTCATGTTAGAAGACTGGAGACTTCTCTCCGTTCTGCCTTCCAGAGTCTTTATGTCTATGAGTGAGCCTGGTGCTTATTCCACAAACCACACCTACTTTTTAAATACAACGCAAGGGCTGAATACCACCAAAGAAACCAGACTTAGAGGGGAAGACaatcctcctccaccaccaccactaccaccaccactaccaccctcctaaaaaataaattaaaagtataacATATCCTTCCAGCAGGTTCTTTTCCTCTGATTCATCTCTTTGAGAACATAAAATTATATCCTTTTCAGTAGTAACTCTTGGGAATAAGatttaagaaggaaaatgaagaaagttCTCACCTTTGATACCTTCTTGGCTGCTTAGGGGAGTTCTCTCCAACGTTGTGAGTCTGTGGAGTGAAGGTTAGTTTGGTTCTACAGAGGTACAAATTAACACTTTGCCTTCTTACCTCCCAGACTCCAAGGAGCTCAACGGCTCCTGTTAGACCTATGCAAAGGAGAGAGCAGCAGGTGGCTCTGTCACTCACCTTTTGActtcctgttctcagaaaagggagTGAACTAGGCAAACCATTCAGGACTGTGTTCTCAAGCACTAGTCAttctgggaggggaaggagatggggcaGTGCTGGCCACCTCTGAGAAAGCAATAAAGCATTTCAATCAGAAGGGCCCAGTTTCTGCCTATGCTCTCCTGCCCTGACACTATTCACTAGAAACTCAGTGTTCGTGCAAGtcttttcctctcccacccaaTACACAGCTATCATAGATGGACCTTGTCTCCTTTAGTTTGGGAGTAAAAATGTCACTCCTTGTACTCCTGGGACAtctcaagaggcagagatagCATAAATaccataggattttttttcttatttctctctctctctctccctctcccccccctacacacacacacacacacacacacacacacacacacacacacacacacccttgtttTCAAGTAATATGACCCTACACATGTAAGACCTGAAACTCCACTGGAAGACTTAGATCTAGAAAACACCCTGTACAAAGGAGGAAGATACAAAATCAACAactcactgtaaaaaaaaaaaaagtcaggaaacCAGCACCAATCATAAAAACCTCAACCAAACAAATCCAACAAGGACTAAAGCTTAGTTAACCAAAGACATTAACAATccggaggaggaaaagaaagagttggCTGTGCATGGTGGTGATGGAgcctttaatctcatcactcaAGGGGCAGActggtggatttctatgagttcaaggccagcctggtctacagagtgagttccaggtatcCAAGGCTACGTAGTGAGTCCTTGCgtcaaaaagacaaatgaaaagaaagtattaGGCGCTAAATGTATGCTAGGTTTCCAGCACCAATGTATGTGCTGGAAAGAAACTGCTGATGTGACAGCTCCATGGTATGGGTGAGGGAAaggttttttgagagagagagaggaagtgggggggggagggagagaaggggagacagaaagagagggggggaagaaTGGACATGACCCTGAGAGAGAAAATATCCAGATACATCTGGAAGAGTTCTAAGAAGAAACTAACAAGTTGGACCTGGCCAGGGCTGGACAAGGGTgatgggaggggcagagggaaaagCTTTGTCCCTTATAAAGAGGATG
Protein-coding sequences here:
- the Gcnt3 gene encoding beta-1,3-galactosyl-O-glycosyl-glycoprotein beta-1,6-N-acetylglucosaminyltransferase 3, coding for MVSWRRFCWHYHGWTLGCYMLLAIIALKLSLRLKCDFDVMDLDSKEFQSQYCRDLLYKTLELPAKSSINCSGVIRGEQKAVTQALLNNLELKRKRQSFTEADYLSMTADCEHFKTQRKFIQVPLSKEEANFPIAYSMVIHEKIENFERLLRAVYTPQNIYCVHVDQKSSETFQQAVRAIVSCFPNVFIAKKLVSVVYASWSRVQADLNCMEDLLQSPVPWKYLLNTCGTDFPIKTNAEMVKALKLLNGQNSMESEVPPPHKTFRWKYHYEVADTLYRTSKEKAPPPNNITMFTGNAYMVASRDFIEHVLSNSKARQLIEWVKDTYSPDEHLWATLQRASWMPGSDPLHPKFDLSDMRSIARLTKWQDHEGDIENGAPYTSCSGIHQRAICVYGSGDLHWILQNHHLLANKFDPKVDDNVLQCLEEYLRHKAIYGTEL